In Symmachiella dynata, the following are encoded in one genomic region:
- a CDS encoding isocitrate/isopropylmalate dehydrogenase family protein: MRTFEIAVIEGDGIGVDVTREAIKVLEAAGGVDEAEFSWNYFPWGTDYYFEHGRMAAEDYLDQLAPHDALLLGAVGHPEVQDHITLNGLLLPIRRRFDQAICLRPAFLYEGVPSPLRDKPAESIDMLVFRENTEGEYANIGGRLYQHSDHDVAVQTSVFTRRGCERIIRAAFEKAMTRPRKRVASITKSNAQGYGMVLWDETFAAVAAEYPAIETESLLIDRAAMEFVRRPESFDVVVASNLFGDILTDLAAIVVGSMGLAASANIAIERKNLSMFEPVHGSAPDIAGQGIANPLAAILSAAMMLEHLELPRAAASVHAAVKMLLAEGELLPPDLGGTARTEVVGDRVAALVGE, from the coding sequence GTGCGAACATTTGAGATTGCGGTGATTGAAGGGGATGGGATTGGGGTCGATGTGACGCGGGAAGCGATTAAGGTGCTCGAAGCGGCGGGGGGGGTGGATGAAGCGGAGTTTTCGTGGAACTATTTTCCCTGGGGCACGGATTATTACTTTGAGCATGGGCGGATGGCGGCGGAGGATTACTTGGATCAATTGGCTCCGCACGATGCATTGTTGTTAGGAGCAGTGGGGCATCCTGAGGTGCAGGATCATATTACGCTCAACGGGTTGCTGTTACCGATCCGACGACGGTTTGATCAGGCGATTTGTTTGCGGCCGGCATTTTTGTACGAAGGGGTGCCCAGTCCGCTGCGGGATAAACCGGCCGAGTCGATCGACATGTTGGTCTTTCGGGAGAACACCGAAGGGGAATATGCGAATATTGGTGGGCGGTTGTATCAACATTCGGATCACGATGTGGCGGTACAGACGTCGGTGTTTACGCGGCGAGGGTGCGAGCGGATTATTCGCGCGGCGTTTGAGAAGGCCATGACGCGTCCCCGCAAGCGGGTGGCTTCGATTACGAAGAGCAATGCGCAAGGGTACGGGATGGTGCTGTGGGACGAGACATTTGCGGCGGTAGCGGCGGAGTATCCGGCGATTGAAACCGAATCGTTGTTGATCGACCGGGCCGCCATGGAATTTGTGCGGCGGCCGGAATCGTTTGATGTGGTGGTCGCCAGTAATTTGTTCGGGGATATCTTGACCGACTTGGCGGCGATTGTGGTGGGCAGTATGGGCTTGGCGGCGAGCGCGAACATTGCGATCGAGCGGAAAAATCTGAGCATGTTTGAACCGGTGCATGGTTCAGCGCCGGATATTGCCGGGCAGGGGATTGCGAATCCGTTGGCGGCGATTTTGTCGGCGGCGATGATGTTGGAGCATCTGGAATTGCCGCGTGCAGCGGCGTCGGTGCATGCGGCGGTGAAAATGTTGCTGGCTGAAGGGGAATTGCTGCCGCCGGATTTGGGGGGGACGGCGCGGACGGAGGTGGTGGGGGATCGAGTGGCTGCGCTTGTTGGTGAGTAG